In a single window of the Anaerotruncus rubiinfantis genome:
- the thrS gene encoding threonine--tRNA ligase, producing the protein MLKITLKGGVVKEFEPGTTIAEVAKSLGAGLYKAACAGKVNGAVCDLRTPLTADCDLQILTFDDADGKHAFWHSASHLLAQAVMRLYPDTKYTIGPAVENGFYYDFDVEKPFTTEDLAKIEKEMAAIVKTGEEIERFELDVPAAKELMKDQPYKLELIDKHAAEGGPISFYKQGDFTDLCAGPHLLSVSPLKAIKLIQCTGAYWHGDSSLPMLCRVYGIAFPKASELDAYLTMMEEAKKRDHRKLGRELDLFDIYEEGPGFPFFFPKGMVLRNQLESFWRVEHTKRGYQEIRTPLILNEELWHRSGHWDHYKDNMYTTKIDDKDYAIKPMNCPGGMLVYKRRLNSYRDLPQRMAELGIVHRHELSGALHGLMRVRCFTQDDAHIFMTPEQIEEEILGVMELIDSFYKVFGFEYALELSTRPEDSMGSDEQWEMATNALIKALDKNGKEYTVNEGDGAFYGPKIDFHLRDSIGRTWQCGTIQLDFQMPERFDLTYTGKDGEKHRPVMIHRVVFGSIERFIGILTEHYAGAFPLWLAPVQVKVLPVTDDHIAYAGKVADELTAAGLRVEIDSRNEKVGYRIREAQLQKIPYMLVLGDKEAEAGEVAARDRRDGKTTTMPFGEFLAKVQKEIADKAN; encoded by the coding sequence ATGTTAAAGATTACGTTGAAAGGCGGCGTCGTTAAGGAGTTCGAGCCGGGAACGACAATTGCCGAAGTGGCCAAAAGTCTTGGCGCGGGCCTTTATAAAGCCGCGTGCGCCGGCAAGGTGAACGGCGCGGTCTGCGACCTGCGTACTCCGCTCACCGCGGACTGCGACCTGCAGATCCTCACCTTTGACGACGCGGACGGAAAGCACGCTTTCTGGCATTCGGCCTCGCACCTGCTCGCGCAGGCGGTCATGCGCCTCTATCCCGACACCAAATACACCATCGGACCGGCGGTCGAGAACGGCTTCTATTATGACTTCGACGTCGAAAAGCCCTTCACCACCGAGGACCTTGCGAAGATCGAAAAAGAGATGGCTGCCATCGTCAAGACCGGCGAAGAGATCGAACGGTTCGAGCTCGATGTGCCCGCCGCAAAAGAACTGATGAAGGATCAGCCCTATAAGCTTGAACTGATTGACAAGCACGCCGCCGAAGGCGGGCCGATCAGCTTCTATAAGCAGGGTGATTTCACCGACCTGTGCGCTGGCCCGCACCTGCTTTCGGTTTCGCCGCTCAAGGCGATCAAGCTCATCCAGTGCACCGGCGCCTACTGGCACGGCGACAGCAGCCTGCCGATGCTCTGCCGTGTCTACGGCATCGCCTTCCCGAAGGCGAGCGAGCTGGACGCCTACCTCACCATGATGGAGGAAGCCAAAAAGCGCGACCACCGCAAACTCGGGCGCGAACTGGACCTCTTCGACATCTATGAGGAAGGCCCGGGCTTCCCGTTCTTCTTCCCGAAGGGCATGGTGCTTCGAAACCAGCTCGAAAGCTTCTGGCGCGTCGAGCACACGAAACGCGGCTACCAGGAGATCCGCACCCCGCTCATCCTCAACGAGGAGCTCTGGCATCGTTCCGGGCACTGGGATCACTATAAGGATAACATGTATACCACCAAGATCGACGACAAGGATTACGCGATCAAGCCGATGAACTGCCCGGGCGGCATGCTCGTCTACAAGCGCCGGCTGAACTCCTACCGGGATCTGCCGCAGCGGATGGCGGAACTGGGCATCGTGCACAGGCATGAGCTCTCCGGCGCGCTGCACGGCCTCATGCGCGTGCGCTGCTTCACACAGGATGACGCGCATATCTTCATGACCCCGGAGCAGATCGAGGAGGAGATCCTGGGCGTCATGGAGCTGATTGACAGCTTCTATAAGGTGTTCGGCTTCGAATACGCGCTCGAGCTTTCCACCCGCCCGGAGGATTCGATGGGTTCGGACGAACAGTGGGAGATGGCGACGAACGCCCTCATCAAGGCGCTCGACAAAAACGGCAAGGAATACACTGTCAACGAGGGCGACGGCGCCTTCTACGGCCCGAAGATCGACTTCCACCTGCGCGATTCGATCGGGCGCACCTGGCAGTGCGGCACCATCCAGCTGGACTTCCAGATGCCGGAGCGCTTCGACTTGACCTACACCGGCAAGGACGGTGAAAAACATCGTCCGGTTATGATTCACCGGGTGGTATTCGGCAGCATCGAACGGTTCATCGGCATCCTGACCGAGCATTACGCGGGCGCGTTTCCGCTCTGGCTCGCGCCGGTTCAGGTAAAGGTCCTGCCGGTCACCGACGACCATATCGCCTATGCCGGAAAGGTCGCGGACGAACTGACCGCGGCGGGCCTGCGCGTCGAGATCGACAGCCGCAACGAAAAGGTCGGCTACCGCATCCGCGAGGCGCAGCTGCAGAAGATTCCATATATGCTGGTGCTCGGCGACAAGGAAGCTGAGGCAGGGGAAGTCGCCGCGCGTGACCGCCGCGACGGGAAAACCACAACCATGCCGTTCGGAGAATTCCTTGCAAAGGTGCAGAAGGAAATCGCGGACAAAGCAAACTGA
- a CDS encoding M23 family metallopeptidase, with product MVGGNQPLKFLPKSSSGDIPSGAFIWPADGGYVSCGFLGYYGHTGTDIAGRIGMGVRASAAGVVVVAKYSAYGYGNYIIIDHGAGVQTLYAHNSKLLVSVGQQVEQGELIALMGRTGNASGPHVHFEVRVNGQYKNAMNYLS from the coding sequence ATTGTCGGCGGCAACCAGCCGCTCAAGTTCCTGCCGAAATCCTCCTCGGGTGATATCCCGTCCGGCGCGTTTATCTGGCCGGCCGACGGCGGCTATGTCAGCTGCGGATTCCTCGGCTATTACGGCCATACGGGCACCGACATCGCCGGAAGGATCGGCATGGGCGTGCGCGCGTCGGCCGCGGGCGTGGTGGTGGTTGCGAAGTATTCGGCTTACGGATACGGAAACTACATCATCATCGACCATGGGGCGGGCGTACAGACGCTTTACGCCCACAACAGCAAACTGCTTGTGTCGGTTGGGCAGCAGGTCGAACAGGGCGAGCTGATCGCGCTGATGGGCCGTACTGGCAATGCGAGCGGCCCGCACGTCCACTTTGAAGTGCGCGTGAATGGACAGTATAAAAATGCAATGAACTATCTTAGTTAA